TGCTTTTAGTGTGTTGCTATATGTTTGTAAAAATAGAGACAATGAAGATATCGTGAATTTTCACGGACTTGGTAAAACAAATCCAATACTTGCGGCCATCTTAACTGCATCTTTATTATCTATGGCGGGAATCCCTATTTTTGCAGGTTTCTTTGCAAAATTAGTGTTGTTTAGTGAAACTATTCAAGCCGGTTTCATGGCGCTAGTTATTGTAGCGGTGGTCAACTCTATTATAAGTGTGGGTTATTATTTTAAATTAATTTTAGCCATGTATACAAAAGATGCCAATGAAGAGCGCAAAGGTACACCAGTAATTATTTATGCTGTGGCAGTTATTGCTATTGTGTTGAATATTGCTCTAGGTTTATTTCCATCCTTCGTATTAGATATATTGGCTTAAGCCAAATTTACATATTCTAAAACAGAACCATCAAGAGTAATTTTGATGGTTTTTTTTATGAATGCCTTAACGTAAGCTTTGATTTTGTAGCAGACTAATTTTGTACATTTGTACATACAAGTTAATTTAAATTGTTTTGAGATTTCATTATGGAAAATAAGCTAAAAATTCAGATCTGGTCGGATATTATGTGTCCGTTTTGTTACATTGGAAAAAGAAGAATAGAAGGTGCTTTGCAGAATTTCAAGTACAAAGATGCTGTTGAAATAGAGTGGAAAAGTTTTCAGCTAGACCCAAATTTTGTAGCTTCTCCTAATGATAATTTAGTAGAACATTTAGCTGAAAAATATAGAAAAGATGAAGTTTGGGCTCAAGACATGCTGGATAGTATGACGCAAAATGCCAAAAATTCAGGATTGGATTTTCATTTTGAAAAAGCAATCATGGCAAATTCTCAGCATGCACATCGGTTATTGCATTTAGCCAAAAAGTTCAATTGTGCTGATGATTTAAAAGAGTTGTTGTTCAAAGCATATTTGACAGACGGATTAGATATTAATGAATTTACTGTTTTAAAAAATATAGCTTTACAAGTAGGACTCAACGTAGAAGAAGTAGACGAGGTATTACACTCAAATGCTTTTGCTGATGAAGTGCAAAAAGACATGCTGGAGGCTCAAAATATAGGTGTTCAAGGAGTCCCTTTTTTTGTTTTTGATGCAAAGTATGCCATATCTGGTGCACAACACGAAGAAACTTTTTTGAATACGTTAAATAAGGTATGGGAGGAAGGTTCTTTTGATTCAAAAGTTACTCTTTTAAACACTACTGATGGGGACTGTTGTGGTGTTGATGGCTGTGATTAAAATTATTTATTACCAATATTTCTTAGACTGTCTTTAATGACGGTCTTTTTTTTTGATCCATTTTAATTGCTGTTAGTAGTAAGTATTGATAAAATTTAATTCTACAAAATAGGAATTTGTTTTGTTTGAATGAATTTAGTTTTTATTGGTTATTATATACAAGATTATTTTAAGTATTTAGTTTTGGTATAGATTTCTTTTCATCTACACTTTTGCGTCATTCATCGTTTTAGAATATTTTTTTTTTGAATTAAATTTTAAATTTATAAAGAGTTTTTTTAGGCTTTTCATTAGCGTAGGATTTCTTCAGTGGAATAGTTATGGCTCCATATTTTTGGTTTTTTTTATATTAATTCATGTATTTAGAGATCCATTTTTTTATTGATCAGTGTTGATTATCTATTAAAATTGCTTTTAATCTACTTTTTATCATGTGATTAGTTAATTTTTAAAATATATTTTAGTTTTATAGCTTTAATTAAACCTGTTAACAAGATTTTAACTTATATTTGTTAGTGTATGCATTTGAGTTGTAGACAGTATTTAGAATTTTAACTGAAATCAATTTTGTTATGACTGCGTTTAACGCTGTATAAAAGATTTTGAATTGGGTTTTTATTATTGCTTTAGCTAAGTTTTTTCATAAATAAGTTAAAAGTAAAAATTTTACAAATTGAATTGTATTAAGCTAAAAGCAAACATTTATAATAAATTAACAAAGTGAATTATGAATAGACAATTACCTTCATTTACTTTTAAAGTACCCAGATTTGTATTCCTATTATGTTTCTTGTATACTATAAATAGTAGTGCTCAAGTTACTGCGGTAACTAACCCTACCAATGCGCAAATTAACCTAGCGCTACAAGGTCCAGGTATTGTGATTACTGGTGGTACTCTGAATGGTGCTGCTCCAGCAGCTACCCTTAGAGCAAACCAAATAGCTACTTTTACAAATGGGATTATGGGTGCAGCTTTAGGTTTTCCTAGTGGGGCTTATTTTAGTACAGGAAATGCTCCATTTGAGTTGGCCAGTAGAAATACTGATGTTGCACGATCTGCAAATCCAGCAGGAGCCACAACACTGTCAGATCCTAATTTATCAACAATTGATCCAACGGCTACTCGAGATCTAGTGGCTTATACTTTTACGATTACCTTAGGGCCTACCATAACTGGTTTAAGAGTTGGGTATCAATTTGGGTCCGAAGAATATCCGGATTATGTAGGTTCAAATTTTGATGATGCTTTTGGTTTTTTCGTCTCAGGACCGGGTATTACTGGTGCTCAAAACTTTGCTACTACTCCAGCTGGAAGTCCTACATCTATCAATAAAATCAATGGAGGTGTTCCGGGCTTTTCATCTCCAGCAACTCCTGTGGCGGCTTATGATGGGACACAATCTGCTTTGTATATTAACAATGGTCACAGAACTACAGTTACAGGAGGGAAATATGTACAAAATGCAGCCCCTCAACCGGGGCCTTTTCCTATTTATAGTGAGTTTAATGGTTTGACAACTTTTATAACAAAAACCATTAAAAATTTAACTCCTGGGGGTACTTATACCTTTAAGGTGGTTATTGCTGATGCTGGAGATGCTTCGTATGATTCAGGAGTGTTTTTAAATTTAATTGAGGGGTTGACAAATGCTAATTTACAAATTAGTAAAACGGTTAATAACCCAACACCAATTGTGGGCAGCAATGTTACCTTTACTTTAACGGCAAGTAATTCGGGACCAGGTGCAGCAACAGGCGTTAATGTTACAGATATCTTACCAGCAGGTTATACCTTTGTAAGTGCCACACCATCAGTAGGTACTTATAACAACACTACTGGTCTTTGGTCAATTGGTAATTTAGCTAACAGTGCAAATGAAACTTTATCTATAGTGGCTACAGTAAATGCTTCAGGAAGTTACAACAATACGGCAACCATAGTAGGAAATGAAACAGATCCTGTATTAGGGAATAATACATCTACAGTTAGTATTGCTATTCAACCAGATAGCGATAATGATGGAGTTGGGAATTTTGTAGATTTAGATGATGATAATGATGGAGTTCGTGATATTGTTGAAGATTGCCAAGGATATTTGGCTCAAAACTCTAATGGTGTTTGGAAAGGGAGCACTGCTTCAAATGTTACTTACACGTTTACTGGTGCGACCACTCAAGCTGTTGTTAGTACTCTTACTGATAATCAAACAAATTTTTACGTAAATAATTCCGATGGAGAGCAACGCTACGCTAAATTAGGTGATGTTAACTTCACAGTCAATTTTAGTACTCCAGTACCAGCCAATCAAATTGCTTTTAATATTGGTGATGTTGATGGTTTAACGGCCTCAAGTAATGCTGCTTCCTATACTTTCAGTGTAAATGGAGGTGCTGCAAATAATAACTTTAGATTAGTAACTCTAGCTAGTGTTAATCCTGATCTAAATTATAATGCTTTATCTGGTGCAATTACCTCTTTTGGAGCTATTGATGATCAAAGGATAATGCTTGCTGGTGTAGGGACCAATTTAATCAGTTCTATAAATGTAACGGGTTCTAATATTGGATCAGGAGATCTTGTAGATTATTCTTTCTTCGCAAGAGTAGAATGTGATACGGATTTAGATACTATTCCTAATAATTTAGATCTAGATTCAGATAATGACGGTTGTTCAGATTCTAATGAGTACTATAACAATACTACAAGTGCAGCTACGGGACAGCAATTTGGTCAAACAGGAGGTTCAGTAGCGCCAGTAAACGCTAATGGTACAGTTAATTTACCAGCAGCTACGTATACAGGATCTTATGCTAATGCGATATCTGTGGGAACATCTAGTTCAATAGCAACGCAACCAGTTAATAGAATTATAAATGCGGGTACAAATACTACTTTCAGTGTAGCGGCAGCTGGTGGTTCAGGTATTACACAATACCAATGGCAAGTTGATTCTGGTTCTGGTTTTACTGATATATCAAACGGTGCTGTTTATAGTAATGCTACAACGAACACTTTAACTTTGACTTCTGTACCTGCAACATTTAGTGGATATTTGTATAGAGTAATAATCAGGGAATCTAATTTTGTTTGTTCATCTGTAGTTTCGGCTGAAAGAACATTAACTGTATTTCCTGCACCAGTGGTAACGATTGCAGATGCTTCAATCACAGAAGGAGGAAACTTGAGTTTCCCAGTTACATTGAGCAACCCATCAGCTACAGACATCGCCGTTACTTTAGGCTTTACCAATGTAACGACAGCCAATGGCGATTATACAACAGTTCCGGTAACGGTAACGTTCTTAGCAGGAGCCACAACAGCTACAGCAACAGTACCCACAACGGCAGATACTATCGATGAATTAGACGAAACCTTCACCGTAGCTATTACCAGTACAACAGGAACCGTTGGATCAACAACAGATACCGCTACAGGAACAATCAATGATGATGACAATGCACCAACAGTAGCAAGTATCAGTCCTTCAAATGCTGTTGAAGGAGATGCTGTAGTATTCAACTTTACGTTGAGCAACCCATCTGCGGTAGATACCACCTATACGTTCACTTTGACCAATGGAACCGCAGGAAGTGCTGATTACACTACAACAAGCATTACCGTAACAGTTCCAGCAGGAGCAACCACGGGAACGGTAAGTGTACCCACTACAGCAGACACTATTGATGAAGCAGACGAAAGCTTTAGCATTAGCAGCGGAGCAGTAAGTAGCACAGGAACAATCAATGATAATGACGATGCACCAGTGGTAACGATTGCAGATGCTTCAATCACAGAAGGAGGAAACTTGAGTTTCCCAGTTACATTGAGCAACCCATCAGCTACAGACATCACCGTTACTTTAGGCTTTACCAATGTAACGACAGCCAATGGCGATTATACAACAGTTCCGGTAACGGTAACGTTCTTAGCAGGAGCCACAACAGCTACAGCAACAGTACCCACTACGGCAGATACTATCGATGAATTAGACGAAACCTTCACCGTAGCTATTACCAGTACAACAGGAACCGTTGGATCAACAACAGATACCGCTACAGGAACAATCAATGATGATGACAATGCACCAACAGTAGCAAGTATCAGTCCTTCAAATGCTGTTGAAGGAGATGCTGTAGTATTCAACTTTACGTTGAGCAACCCATCTGCGGTAGATACCACCTATACGTTCACTTTGACCAATGGAACCGCAGGAAGTGCTGATTACACTACAACAAGCATTACCGTAACAGTTCCAGCAGGAGCAACCACGGGAACGGTAAGTGTACCCACTACAGCAGACACTATTGATGAAGCAGACGAAAGCTTTAGCATTAGCAGCGGAGCAGTAAGTAGCACAGGAACAATCAATGATAATGACGATGCACCAGTGGTAACGATTGCAGATGCTTCAATCACAGAAGGAGGAAACTTGAGTTTCCCAGTTACATTGAGCAACCCATCAGCTACAGACATCACCGTTACTTTAGGCTTTACCAATGTAACGACAGCCAATGGCGATTATACAACAGTTCCAGTAACGGTAACGTTCTTAGCAGGAGCCACAACAGCTACAGCAACAGTACCCACTACGGCAGATACTATCGATGAATTAGATGAAACCTTCACCGTAGCTATTACCAGTACAACAGGA
This portion of the Flavobacterium sp. CECT 9288 genome encodes:
- a CDS encoding DsbA family protein; translation: MENKLKIQIWSDIMCPFCYIGKRRIEGALQNFKYKDAVEIEWKSFQLDPNFVASPNDNLVEHLAEKYRKDEVWAQDMLDSMTQNAKNSGLDFHFEKAIMANSQHAHRLLHLAKKFNCADDLKELLFKAYLTDGLDINEFTVLKNIALQVGLNVEEVDEVLHSNAFADEVQKDMLEAQNIGVQGVPFFVFDAKYAISGAQHEETFLNTLNKVWEEGSFDSKVTLLNTTDGDCCGVDGCD